Below is a window of Vibrio sp. SS-MA-C1-2 DNA.
CGAGTCATTGTGGTTTTTAGTTGATAGTAAATGAAAAGGTATTGATTTAATAAGGATAAGGAGAGCAACAGAGTGAATTTAATCAGCAAAAAAAAATCATTAAATTTAACGCAAAGTCATGTTATGGGCATTATTAATGTAACACCTGACTCTTTCTCTGATGGTGGTAAATTTAATCAGCTAGATCATGCACTCTATCATGCAGAGTCCATGGTTAAGGCTGGTGTCTCTTTATTGGATATCGGTGGTGAGTCAACACGTCCAGGTGCTGATGAAGTCTCATTACAGCAAGAGTTAGATCGTGTCATTCCGATTATTGAAGCATTAAATCAACGTTTTGATCATTGGATTTCCATCGATACCAGTAAAGCTGATGTGATGAGACATGCTGTGAATGCAGGTGCGGATCTGATCAATGATGTTCGTGCACTGCAGGAGCCTAATGCGCTACAAGTGGCTGCTGAAATGGGGGTTCCTGTCTGTTTAATGCATATGAAAGGTTCACCAAAAAATATGCAAGATAATCCAGATTATTACTCAATTATTGATGATGTTTCTGATTTTTTAACAGAACGAGTAACCGCATGCCAAGCCGTGGGAATCGACAAGAGTCAGCTGCTATTAGATCCTGGTTTTGGCTTTGGTAAAACTTTGGCGCATAATTATCAAATATTGGCAAAATTAGAACAGTTTCATCGTTTTGGTTTACCTTTATTGGTTGGTATGTCTCGGAAGTCGATGATCTATAATTTATTAGAGACAACACCTCAGAAAAGCTTAATTGGCAGTGTAACTTGTGCAACCATCGCGGCATTAAAAGGGGCTCAGATAATCCGAGTCCATGATGCAAAAGAGACATTGGATGCATTAGCCATTTGCCGAGCGACTCAAGAACAATTAAATGAATAGAGTGCTGATTAAATTAAACGATGCAAATACTTAAGCAAGCAGGGAAGCAAAGACTCTCTTTTAAAAGACAATTCTTTAAAAATAGAGTGATATTGCTGTTTTGTTGTACAGTTAACATTAATCTTGCTTTTTTTTAGCAAATCTACTTGAGATACAACGATTCTTTCGTTAGTATGCATCGGTCTCTCTCGTGGGAGTGCTCGCTGGCCTGTCGAATTAAGATGAAGCTGGCTCAACAAATTGGAACATAGGTGGAACAAATGTACGAAATTCTACTTGTGATTTACCTGTTGGCCGCACTGGCAGTAATTGGCCTAGTTTTGGTTCAGCAAGGTAAAGGCGCAGACATGGGAGCCTCATTTGGGGCTGGTGCATCAAATACAGTATTTGGCGCTGGCGGCTCTGGAAACTTTTTAACCCGAATGACAGCTGTATCAGCAACCGTTTTCTTTATCATTAGTTTGGCGCTTGGCAACTTAAGCACTAACCATGGTGATGTGGAATCAGGTTGGGAAAATTTGACTCAACCGGCGACAACTCAGTCTGTTGAGAAAACTGCGGAAACACCAGCAGCTCCAGCTGCACCGAATAGTGATATTCCTCAGTAATTAAAGAGTTAAGCCGAGGTGGTGGAATTGGTAGACACGCTATCTTGAGGGGGTAGAGTCTTTTTAGGCGTGCGGGTTCAAGTCCCGCTCTCGGCACCATACTTTTAAGAAGGAGAAATCAGCGATGATTTCTCCTTTTTTCTTGAAGAAAACTACCGTTAGCGGTATAATTCGCGCGCATTTTTGACTGCGAATTTGATTTTTATTGTTGTTATCTCTGCTGCTCATTTACAATAAGCATCGCCATATTGATAATCATAATAAAATAATTTGTAATCGAATGAATCTTGTTGGGTTTGATTGCATTGCGTTATCTCTCTTAAATTTAAAGAGTTAAATCTTTTTTTTAGAGTCATGACCAAGTGTCTGTTTTAGCGTTATACTCTAAGACAGTCAGCTATCAGGGTCCAGTTATATAGAGCCCCAATTTGGGGTTTTTTATTATCTGAAACTGACCATTCGGGTACCAACTGGGCTTAATAAAGGCCCTTTTTTTGTTTTTAGGGGTTATAAATGACGGGTTTAGAGAGACAACTTACAGAAATGCTGGAATCTCCAGTTATTGCTTTAGGTTTTGAATTAGTAGGCGTTGAATTTATTCGTGCAGGTCAGCACTCTACGTTACGTGTTTATATTGACCATCCAGACGGCATTACCGTAGACGGTTGTGCAGAAGTAAGTCATCAAGTTAGCGCTGTTATGGATGTTGAAGATCCAATTACAGTAGCATATAGCTTAGAGGTATCTTCTCCAGGTCTTGAGCGTCCACTATTTAAAGTGGAGCATTATCAACAGTTCATCGAAAGTGAAGTGTTAATCGTATTAAAGATGGCGATGGATAATCGTCGTAAGTGGAAAGGTATTATCACTGCTGTAGAAGGTGAAACAATCACCCTTGATGTGGATGGTGGATTACAAGAATTTGCGCTTAGTAATATCTCTAACGCAAACCTAGTACCGAAGTTTTAAGGTTAATAAGGCATTTAATCATGAACAACAAAGAAATATTAGCCGTTGTTGAAGCGGTATCTAATGAAAAAGGTGTTCCTCGTGAGAAGATCTTTGAAGCGTTAGAGATAGCATTAGCAACAGCAACTAAGAAAAAGTACGAATCTGAAGTTGAAGTCCGTGTAGAGATCGACCGTAAAACCGGTGATTTCGATACCTTCCGTCGTTGGGTTATTGTGAATGAAGTAACACAACCAACATTGGAAATGACACTAGATGCTGCGGTTTTTGATGATGAAACGGCAGAGCTAGGTGGTTTCGTTGAAGATCAAATTGATTCAGTGAAGTTTGACCGTATTGCGACTCAAACAGCGAAGCAAGTTATCGTACAAAAAGTTCGTGAAGCTGAACGTATGATGATTGTTGAGCAGTTTATTGATAACGAAGGTGAGCTAATTACCGGTATCGTTAAAAAAGTAAACCGTGATGCAGTGATTGTTGACCTTGGTAACAACGCAGAAGCCGTTATCCAACGTGATGATCAACTTCCTCGTGAAAACTTCCGTCCAGGTGACCGAGTTCGTGGTCTTTTGTACGCAGTACGCCCTGAAGCTCGCGGTTTCCAGTTGTTTATGACTCGTTCTAAGTCTGAGATGTTAATCGAGTTATTCCGAGTGGAAGTGCCTGAAATTGGCGAAGAGATGATTGAGCTTAAAGCGGCTGCTCGTGATCCAGGTTCTCGTGCAAAAATTGCCGTGAAGACAAACGATAAGCGTATTGATCCAATCGGTGCTTGTGTTGGTATGCGTGGCGCTCGTGTTCAAGCCGTTTCTGGTGAACTAGGCGGTGAGCGTATTGATATCGTACTTTGGGATGATAACCCAGCGCAACTTGTTATTAACGCAATGGCACCCGCAGAAGTTGCATCAATTATTGTTGATGAAGATAACAATACAATGGATGTCGCAGTAGAAGCTGACAACCTAGCTCAAGCCATTGGTCGTAGCGGTCAAAATGTACGCTTAGCTTCTCAACTAACGGGTTGGGAACTAAACGTGATGACCGTTGAAGAGCTACATAAGAAACACCAAGAAGAAGCTCAAGGTTCTATTGATGCGTTTGTTAAACATCTATCTATTGAAGATGATTTTGCAACGTTATTAGTAGAAGAAGGCTTCACAACACTAGAAGAGATTGCTTACGTTCCTCTTTCTGAGCTATTAACGATTGATGGTTTAGACGAAGATTTAGCAAATGAGCTACGTTCTCGTGCAAAAGAAGCATTGACGACGTTAGCACTTGCACAAGAAGAATCATTTGATGGTTTAGAGCCAGCTGAAGACCTACTAAGCCTTGAAGGTCTAGAGCGTGATTTAGCATTTAAACTTGCTGCAAAAGGTATTGCTGATCTTGAAGCCTTAGCTGAACAAGCAACAGATGACCTAATGGATATCGAAGACTTAACGGAAGAGAAAGCTGGCGCATTAATTATGGCTGCTCGTAACATCTGTTGGTTTAACGATTAATAAAAATCAACAAGGAAGGGCTAGATGACAAAAGTCACTGTAAAAGAATTGGCCGCTGAGATTGATACGCCACTAGAGCGTGTATTACAACAATTTTCAGATGCAGGTATGAAAAAGTCTGCAGAAGATAGCGTGACACAAGATGAAAAAAAATCATTGTTAACTTTCCTAAAGAAAGAACACGGTGAGAAAGATACATCAAGTGCACCAACTCGTTTAACATTACAACGTAAAACTCGTAGTACATTAAGTGTTGCGGGTGCAGGTGGTAAAAGTAAAGACGTGAAAGTTGAAGTTCGTAAGAAACGTACTTACGTTAAACGTAGTGTATTGGAAGATGAACAACGACAAAGTGAAGAAGCGGTTGCTCGTGAAGCGGAAGAAAAAGTCCGTGAAGCAGAAAAGCAAGCTCGTGACGCTGAAGATAAAGTAGCAGCAGAGCAAGCGAAAGCAGAAGCTGAACAACAAGCAAAACGTGACGCTGAGGAAAAAGCGAAACGTGATGCTGAAGAACAAGTAAAACGTGCGGCTGAGGATGAAGCTAAACGTGAATCAGATGCGAAAGCAAATGCTGAAAAAGAAGCACAAAATGCGCTGAAGAAACAGCAGAAAGCCGAAGCAACTGAGAAAGAAAAACATGAAAAGGTAGAAGCGCTCGCCGCCGCAAAAGAAGCTGAAGAGCTGAAGCGTCGACAGGAAGAGGAAGCCAAGCGTAAAGCCGAAACAGAAAGTCAGCGACAGCTAGA
It encodes the following:
- the folP gene encoding dihydropteroate synthase, with the translated sequence MNLISKKKSLNLTQSHVMGIINVTPDSFSDGGKFNQLDHALYHAESMVKAGVSLLDIGGESTRPGADEVSLQQELDRVIPIIEALNQRFDHWISIDTSKADVMRHAVNAGADLINDVRALQEPNALQVAAEMGVPVCLMHMKGSPKNMQDNPDYYSIIDDVSDFLTERVTACQAVGIDKSQLLLDPGFGFGKTLAHNYQILAKLEQFHRFGLPLLVGMSRKSMIYNLLETTPQKSLIGSVTCATIAALKGAQIIRVHDAKETLDALAICRATQEQLNE
- the secG gene encoding preprotein translocase subunit SecG; this encodes MYEILLVIYLLAALAVIGLVLVQQGKGADMGASFGAGASNTVFGAGGSGNFLTRMTAVSATVFFIISLALGNLSTNHGDVESGWENLTQPATTQSVEKTAETPAAPAAPNSDIPQ
- the rimP gene encoding ribosome maturation factor RimP: MTGLERQLTEMLESPVIALGFELVGVEFIRAGQHSTLRVYIDHPDGITVDGCAEVSHQVSAVMDVEDPITVAYSLEVSSPGLERPLFKVEHYQQFIESEVLIVLKMAMDNRRKWKGIITAVEGETITLDVDGGLQEFALSNISNANLVPKF
- the nusA gene encoding transcription termination factor NusA, with the translated sequence MNNKEILAVVEAVSNEKGVPREKIFEALEIALATATKKKYESEVEVRVEIDRKTGDFDTFRRWVIVNEVTQPTLEMTLDAAVFDDETAELGGFVEDQIDSVKFDRIATQTAKQVIVQKVREAERMMIVEQFIDNEGELITGIVKKVNRDAVIVDLGNNAEAVIQRDDQLPRENFRPGDRVRGLLYAVRPEARGFQLFMTRSKSEMLIELFRVEVPEIGEEMIELKAAARDPGSRAKIAVKTNDKRIDPIGACVGMRGARVQAVSGELGGERIDIVLWDDNPAQLVINAMAPAEVASIIVDEDNNTMDVAVEADNLAQAIGRSGQNVRLASQLTGWELNVMTVEELHKKHQEEAQGSIDAFVKHLSIEDDFATLLVEEGFTTLEEIAYVPLSELLTIDGLDEDLANELRSRAKEALTTLALAQEESFDGLEPAEDLLSLEGLERDLAFKLAAKGIADLEALAEQATDDLMDIEDLTEEKAGALIMAARNICWFND